The sequence below is a genomic window from Lampris incognitus isolate fLamInc1 chromosome 18, fLamInc1.hap2, whole genome shotgun sequence.
agctgttcccagGACTACACTGATCTAGACAGACCTCAGAtcttgttcctggaatctgctggagccactctcccaattTAGGGGTCACagtccctagtgctcctattaccactgggactactgtggatttcaccttccacatctgatctagttcttccctcagcccttggtatttctctagcttcttgtgcactttcttcctgatgttgctgtcactcgggattgctacatcgatcactactgctgtcttctgttccttgtctaccaccacaatgtctggttggtttgccagcacctgcttgtcagtctggaacttgaagtcccacaggatcttagttcTGCCATTCTCAGCCACCTTTGACCGTGTTCCAGtcagtattcagtacagatattcctgtacactatttcAGCCACttagttatgcctttcagtgtatgctttcccagctagcattttacactctgctactaagtgctggactgtctcaggggcatctttgcacagccagcatcttgggtcttgtctggtgtggtagacccctgcctcaaccaatctggtcctgagtgcctgttcttgtgctgctatgatcagagcctctgtgctttCCCTcattccagccttttctagccactggtaggatttctcaatatcagctatgtcttctatctgtcaatggtacatcccatggagagacttaatcttccatgatacctcctcttcttcgtcCGCACGCTctatcttctgctgcctgaggtacccattcagcagttcatcctgggggggggggggtgtcctctttctgatgtactcatggatgttccttgtttcatcctggatagtggccctgacactcactaaccctcggcccccatattttcgcttatcatacagtctcaggctgctggacttcgggtggagccctccatgcattgtgaggagtttccgtgaggacattttttttgttgttttttttattcttgtATTTTGTACTCCTCATtatatatgtagagagagagagagagagagagagagagagagagagagagagagagagtagagagagagagagagagagagagagagaaagagtatgTGTAAGTTTGTGGGTGCCTTGTGAGTGTCTCACCCTGTCACCCTCTTGCCTTGTCCCTTTTTCTCAGGCAGTGTACATCACATCCACTCTGCCATACCTGGTCCTCACCATCTTCCTCATCAGAGGACTGACGCTCAAAGGCTCTCTAGATGGGATCAAATTCCTCTTCACACCCAACGTAAGCAAGAAGCTCTTAAGGGGAAACAATCCTAATtttcaaccctctctctctcactcactcactctctctctctctctctctctctctctctctctctctctctctctctctctctctctctctctctctctctctctctctcgtctctcctctctctctctctctctctctatctatgttgtagggataacactcaatTAGCAGCCATAACACTGAGTGGATTTCCGAGCATCTCTAAATCTGTGATTCACCTTTTTTTATATGGCATTTGGTGCCATTCACTACAACAGTTGTATGTAGGGCTGTCATGATATCAGATTTTCACTGCATGATTATTGCAGCCAAAAGAAGTATGATCATGATATTATCATGATATCTacagagaaaaaaggggaaaaaaagctattcatcaaattcatctttaactttgtttattgtgtattttGTCTCTTTTTGGCAAATTAATTACACTCAAAATATAAgtgtagggagatggagagacagtctgtaaccataactgtacaaaGGTGTACAAAAGAACAATAACACTTAATGGATAGTGAgaaggcaaccagatgaactgataaacaaaaGAGCCACGAGGGCTAACATCTGCCATCGATACAATACAACAAAATCCCTCGCAGGAGCAGGGGACAGAGAGCGTGTATGTGAGACCATAGACTGACAACTAAGcactctgatatactgtgatatAATGTCCACTTACGATGTCCTTAAATAACTTAATTCCCCTTTTCATTTTTCATCACATAATTTTgtgggggccgtgcctatagtccccgggtcctatattccctgggtcctatgttccccgatcggggaacataggaccctttcgaaaaaaaagggtcccacattccccgttttcccctaaaaaggtcctataatccccgttgcaatagacaccggggaacataggaccctcttttagaaaaagggtcctatattccccgctgtttccaggggaacataggacctttttccaaataaagggtcctatattccccgctattgccaatcgaggaacaaaccggggaacttagaaccctttttgcaaattatttccttaacgggtccaaaataataaaaactggggtcaaggctgagatgtaggctacgataatctattcctccgctgattaaattaggccgtattaccattgttggctgttgtatatcgcaggccaccttgagtgtgcatccaaattcggcctatagaggaggctgtaatttgctttattgttatttcttaccaatatttactgcagtaggcctagttagttggctctccggctcagcatggacagtcggcaaccaacgcaagtttgtcttgcagtaggcccgcctaccagtataacctagccatttccaccttcgctcaaagttcaatttgcacagcactggacacttcagccactttcttgttactttgcagttcgttttccatattaaatcacttggcagactttctttcaaaaagactttaatgatgaactttttaggcagagaacttagaccaggacttggaatttaggaccagcacaaagtatccatcaacgggggccgcctaccttacacaataggctaattgcccaataataataatatgtgctcctcaaaaaactaaaggcttgtggaggtgctaaaccaaaaacatgaatcaaagacgaacatcaaaggatgtaaggtaacactcaccaaatggtaagaaaataacagaggcagtcctctatttcaccattttattgtctggcatcagtcattaaggtttctgaagaagaccacccggccaagttaatgactgatgccaaacaatgaaatggtaaaatagagaattgtgtctttttttttcatttgatgagtgctaccttacatcctttgatgttcttctttaataataataataataataatagtaatagtaataataccaataataataataagaaataatacataataataataataataataacagcctaataatgataataataataatagcctaattataaaagaggcctaataacaaataacaattacaggcacaatactatcaatagtaatgctgataataggctattaataacaaaatgcttctagtaaaagcttggctgaaaaagggttggtctatggcagaagccccccagaaaaggcatggtctaaaacaaaaatctctctaggcctaactagcctaacgttaaggcttttttcttcttcaaaaaatcaaaatgagtagtcctagtccattagggtactcaacaaagaggggctaaaaccctggatttgacattgccgacgctgcaggaccctttgcgcattatagatccttctgattgggactgttggctccctcgcaacttctgcaatcaccccctgtcggaattctgcacggtgcaccatttctccatcagggggatgcacgtgttccccaacatcgtgcacaataatgttagcatccacgtcctccacttcaaatctatttgtgatcagtggcactctacagttccacctccagcacctccatctaatggtgtcttgattggtgcggtgcttctgatatctgaagttctcatgtaccaacactttgccccctcgatcaccatccataactatcgccattgtttgtcttcttgtaggctagtaagcacatgacagtgagtccacgagttatcaccgataacaaccgattgttgcaaattgttgcaagttggcgggcggtttagacattggtgaattttgatcatgtgatttagaacgccaggaaacttgcgtgcagatgaccacacatccacgacaagtcttaaatatttccaaactcgaaatcatgtgtgcatttggctatttataaattatttttcgagcaatatgtgttttgtgattcagctttagcgttgttgattagcctttcattcatattttgtcaaaaaggcgtattcattagcctaggcccatgtcccgttatttctgtagcatacagcatcttagaatcttaagagaccaggcagatattgttattattttattgttattaccatgctatattagcctactttataattataaatatttcaattatccgatttttagcatttctaatataaggctatattgttattattatccttattattattattattatcatcatcatcatcatcattattattacgctattattattatcattattattgttctgatccgttattcccacctatatgcttatttaggtgtcattgattataaatgatcaggcacaccgttattacacaatgcctaacgtggcttgctttattccaccgtattgcaagactgcccgaacaatattcctcgcgcttctccccacgtcaacaggtgacgtcacatacatacgggtgcccttacatgcagaaccggtacatgacaattattgttattattattatgctattattattatcattacaattatgatgcttaaagggccttactgagcagatggtttctatctaatatctgtcagatgcttttcccaataagctggtgtggttataatgggaacgacggctttctagggaacatagaagaagtgggtcggaattagcctcttgtcggtatcagccagcttttgcaggagtctatccctggtacaatgcgctagacctctgggagatggactgctgaggacggaacacaacacctatcctcagctcccagcacttctcgcacaatgtgctactcatacgctgagttggcggcacccgggatcgaactcacgaccttgcgatccataggcgagagctctaccaactgagctatgcccgggtacagttgctcaaggaacataggcttactatattacattcagacacagacgagccagctcacctactcggcgaggcgcattttcctcggtaagtgacacatttcgcgcataaatatcagagaactaccgcggtgggttatgcgcccaaatgtaagctatagcctaataaattgaaattggtgtagtgtctaaagtttccacatactttagccaacctggactttgtgaattcgtttttgtgatataaaaatagaaatcgtatgattcattgtcttcttaataatctgccctaaataatgcattattgaaaatgcactttttgcgccaaacagcgtcaaacctgctgaccggggaacataggatctttctttataaaaagggtcctatgttccccgggtgccctaggggaacataggaccctttttataaagaaaggtcctatgttcccctgcacatacaaaacggggaacataggacccttttggggaaaagtggggaatatagggccctctgtatacaaaaaggtccgatattccccggtctcatacaaagcggggaacataggacccggggactataggacccggggaacatagggagGACCCCAATTTTGTGTGGCAGTAGTAGCTACACACtgaggtagcagctagctagctagttactgcGTCACGGCGTcacatcaagtgtgtgtgtgtgtgggtgtgggtgtgggaggggggcgttggggggagagagacaaagtgagaatggaaagaaatggaaatgattTAAGAGGCGCTGGATTATTTGCACGATATTATGATGTATATTATTAACATAATATCAATATTTCCAGTCAATACTGGTATGATGCAAGACCCCTAGATGTATATGTTGTcctgttatttgcattttcttataaaATGTGGCCTATTTCATTGTAAgggttgtagtttttttttttgtagggttGTAGTTTTATCACTTTCACAGATTGTCCtccagtgatgtcactggtgggCATTTTTTCTGCTCATTATTGGCAATGTTTCAGAGATATACTGAAGACCGCTCAGTATTATAGCTGCTAGAGGAGTGTTATCCCTTCAAGACATATACAGAGAGATGATGTTGAAGATCATGATTTTTTCCCTTTAACCTGACCTACTATGTCCATCCAGCCGGCCAAAATCTACCAGTACTAGGTTCATCTGATTTATTTTTTACTGACTGAAGAGAAACTGAGTGACCATGACCTCcagcattcctccttttacaaTATTGctaattttgtgttgtgtgttaggTAAACGAGTTGATGAATCCAACCACATGGCTGGACGCAGGTGCCCAGGTCTTCTACTCTTTCTCCCTAGCCTTTGGTGGCCTCATCTCCTTCTCCAGCTACAACTCTGTTCAGTAAGACACTGGGTCAGCTACAGGGTTATAGGGcagggtggtggggggtggggtggggtggggcttgTCTTTTCTTACCCTCTTGGTGCATTTCTCTTTACAATCTCCTCTCATAGCAACAACTGTGAGCTGGATGCTGTCCTCATCTCTGTTATCAACGGCTGCACTTCAATCTATTCTGCAACGGTCATCTACTCCATCATCGGCTTCAGGGCCACAGAGAAATATGatgattgcgtgggacggtgtgTTTCAAATTTCTCTCAATTAGCTGCTAAGCTAAGTGGATCATTAATTCCAAGCtgtgtttatttttgtgtttgtggTTAGCTACACACATTTTGCATATACAAAATTAGGCATCTGATTAAAATGATGGGTGTGAGCGAAGCCATGAGTGGTATTGTTTGAACTCGGGCTGATCTTGTCTCCATGTCCCTTTTCTCCCACAGAAACATCTTGGAGCTGATGAATACCTTCAATTACCCTGAAAACAGTATTACAGAGAGCAATTACGATGAAGTACTGAAACAACTCAACCAAACCCGTCCAGCAATCATTCAAGGGCTGGATCTGCAAACCTGTGACATGCAGTTTTTCCTCAGTCAGGTCTGTGAACTGCAACACTGAAATGTGCCACTCTGGTTTGTTTATCTGTTATCTATTATCTATCCAATTAAGGCTCACAGATTAATTCGCTTAGGAACTCATAAGGTCACAGCCAACACTTCATTACAATGAGTTGTTCTTAACAGCACCCTTCCAAGGGACAAGAGTTGAAATGTTTGCCATATTTTTTGTTTAGGGGGTGGAAGGAACAGGACTGGCATTCATAGTGTTTACAGAGGCTATCATCAAAATGCCCGTTTCACCTGTATGGGCTATCCTCTTCTTCATCATGCTCTTCTGTCTGGGGCTCTCCACCATGTTTGGCAACATTGAGGGAGTGGTGGTTCCTTTACAGGACCTAAATATCCTGCCCAAAACGTGGCCTAAAGAGATTTTCACGGGTAAATCACCAGAAGTGAATAGTCATATACATCCATGATGTACATCTGATAAATTTGGTGTCAAACTTTATCCCGAGAGAATAACTCAGACACTTTACACTTCTTTTCAGGTCTGATATGTCTGATGTCTTTGCTCCTTGGCCTCATATTTGCCCTGCGCTCTGGAAACTACTGGTTGGCACTTTTTGATAGTTTTGCTGGGTCCATCCCGCTCCTGGTCATTGCCTTCTTTGAGATGGTCTCTGTTGTCTATATCTATGGCATAGATAGGTACGTCCAGCGCCACAATGACATGGAAGCACAAAATAATGTACCTTCTAATCACCTTTCAGACTGTTTTGTAAATGCCATCACTGAAAGCAGGTGTTTTCCATTAAACTGCCTACCAACGCCTTGCTTCCTTTACCAACAGGTTTAACAAGGACATTGAATTTATGATTGGCCACAAGCCCAATTTCTTCTGGCAGGTGACATGGCGGTTGGTCAGTCCGCTCATCATGGCAGTCATCTTTGTTTTTTACTTTATAACCCAAATAACCAAGGATCTAACCTATCTGGTCTGGGACCAGGAAGCGGTAAGTGTGTTTATCATGGCAAATAAATGCAAAAATTAATTTCAGGTGCTAGTTACTACTGACCTGAAAACGTATGGCGGTAGCTCTTCTGCTGTAAATCTTGACAATTACGGCGAGCCCAGATAACGGAGCGGTCTATACTGTTGTCTAccaaggatcgccggttcaaatcctcgtgttacctccggcttggtcgggcgtccctacagacacaattggccgtgtctgcgggtgggaagccggatgtgggtatgtgtactggtcgctgcactagcgcctcctctggtcggccggcgcgcctgtttggggaggggactggggggaacagcatgagccTACCACGCATTACGTTCCcctggaaactcctcactgtcaggtggtaaGAAGCAGcttgcaactccacatgtatcggaggaggcatgtggtagtctgcagccccccccccccccccccagatcagcagaggaggtggagcagcgaccgggacggctcggaagagtgggagaaTTGGCCGGGGtcaattagggaggaaaaacaaaaaaacaaatcttgACCATTATTTATGTGAAACCGTATGAGTATTA
It includes:
- the LOC130128563 gene encoding sodium-dependent neutral amino acid transporter B(0)AT1-like, with amino-acid sequence MKLKIPNPGLDERIPSHQELEKMEKEEAGDRPKWDNKAQYLLTCVGFCVGLGNVWRFPYLCQSHGGGAFMIPFLILLVLEGIPLLHLEFAIGQRLRRGSVGVWRSINPYLTGVGIASMIVSFLVGVYYNTIMAWIMWYLFNSFQDPLPWSQCPLNANRTGRVSECEQSTTVDYFWYRETLNTSTVIDEAGGLQWWMVLALVAAWTLLYVCCIRGIETTGKAVYITSTLPYLVLTIFLIRGLTLKGSLDGIKFLFTPNVNELMNPTTWLDAGAQVFYSFSLAFGGLISFSSYNSVHNNCELDAVLISVINGCTSIYSATVIYSIIGFRATEKYDDCVGRNILELMNTFNYPENSITESNYDEVLKQLNQTRPAIIQGLDLQTCDMQFFLSQGVEGTGLAFIVFTEAIIKMPVSPVWAILFFIMLFCLGLSTMFGNIEGVVVPLQDLNILPKTWPKEIFTGLICLMSLLLGLIFALRSGNYWLALFDSFAGSIPLLVIAFFEMVSVVYIYGIDRFNKDIEFMIGHKPNFFWQVTWRLVSPLIMAVIFVFYFITQITKDLTYLVWDQEAAEFPALAERPYPSWVYVIIFILAGVPSLAIPVVAIVKFIQNKLCRQKSYKEETVETVSAKMTMSEAIRA